A genomic region of Alligator mississippiensis isolate rAllMis1 chromosome 6, rAllMis1, whole genome shotgun sequence contains the following coding sequences:
- the GPR3 gene encoding G-protein coupled receptor 3 translates to MKEDVNPNATGGQQGWVAAPNASGGSLHLDSAERPLALNPWDVVLCVSGTVISCENAVVVAIIFYTPAFRTPMFVLIGSLATADLLAGLGLIFHFAFVYCVRSQAVDLVTVGLLVTSFAASVGSLLAITIDRYLSLYNALTYYSEHTVTRTYVMLILTWGVSVCYGLLPVMGWNCLKDVSTCSVVKPLTKNHLVILSVSFFMVFAVMLQLYAQICKIVCRHAHQIAVQRHFLATSHYVTTRKGIATLAIILGTFASCWLPFAIYCLLGDYTYPPLYTYITILPATYNSMINPVIYAFRNQEIQKVLWTVCCGCFSTTMPFRSRSPSDV, encoded by the coding sequence ATGAAGGAGGACGTGAACCCCAACGCCACGGGGGGCCAGCAAGGCTGGGTGGCGGCCCCCAACGCCAGCGGCGGCTCCCTGCACCTGGACTCCGCGGAGCGCCCGCTCGCCCTCAACCCCTGGGACGTGGTGCTGTGCGTGTCCGGCACCGTCATCTCCTGCGAGAACGCCGTGGTGGTGGCCATCATCTTCTACACGCCGGCCTTCCGCACGCCCATGTTCGTGCTCATCGGGAGCCTGGCCACCGCCGACCTCCTGGCCGGCCTGGGGCTCATATTCCACTTTGCCTTTGTGTACTGCGTGCGGTCCCAGGCCGTGGACCTGGTCACCGTGGGGCTGCTGGTGACCTCCTTCGCGGCCAGCGTGGGCAGCCTGCTGGCCATCACCATCGACCGCTACCTCTCGCTCTACAACGCGCTGACCTACTACTCGGAGCACACGGTCACCCGGACTTACGTCATGCTCATCCTGACCTGGGGGGTGTCCGTGTGCTACGGGCTGCTGCCCGTCATGGGCTGGAACTGCCTGAAGGACGTCTCCACCTGCAGCGTCGTGAAGCCGCTGACGAAGAACCACCTCGTCATCCTCTCCGTCTCCTTCTTCATGGTCTTTGCCGTGATGCTCCAGCTGTACGCGCAGATCTGCAAGATCGTGTGCCGGCACGCCCACCAGATCGCCGTGCAGCGGCATTTCTTGGCCACCTCGCACTACGTCACCACCCGGAAGGGCATTGCCACCCTAGCCATCATCCTAGGCACCTTCGcttcctgctggctgccctttgccATCTATTGCCTCCTGGGCGATTACACCTACCCGCCCCTCTACACCTACATCACCATCCTCCCCGCCACCTACAACTCCATGATCAACCCCGTTATCTATGCCTTCCGCAACCAGGAGATCCAGAAAGTGCTGTGGACCGTGTGCTGCGGGTGCTTTTCCACCACGATGCCTTTCCGGTCCAGATCTCCGAGTGACGTCTAG